One window from the genome of Echinicola vietnamensis DSM 17526 encodes:
- a CDS encoding rod shape-determining protein — MGLFDFFSSDIAIDLGTANTLIIHKEKIVVDEPSIIAIDKSSNRILAVGREAMNMHEKTHENIKTVRPLKDGVIADFYAAEQMIRGLIKMIPGHKKGMFPQSHRMVICIPSGITEVEKRAVRDSAEHAGAKEVYMVYEPIAAAIGIGIDIEKPMGSMIVDIGGGTTEIALIALSGIVADQSIRVAGDTFTKDILDYMRRQHNLLIGERSAEKVKIAIGSALTELDDAPEDYEIRGRDLMTGIPKVIKVSYSEIAFALDKSVSKIEEAVLKALEIAPPELSADIYDNGIHLTGGGALLKGLDRRLHQKTKLPIHIAEDPLRAVVRGTGTALKNINSFRTVLMT; from the coding sequence ATGGGATTATTTGACTTTTTCTCAAGTGATATAGCAATAGATTTAGGTACTGCAAATACCCTTATAATTCATAAAGAAAAAATTGTAGTGGATGAGCCTTCCATTATAGCCATTGACAAGTCCAGCAACAGGATATTGGCTGTGGGAAGGGAAGCCATGAACATGCATGAAAAAACGCATGAAAACATTAAAACTGTCCGCCCGCTTAAAGACGGTGTGATCGCTGACTTTTACGCGGCGGAACAAATGATCCGTGGCCTGATCAAAATGATCCCCGGGCATAAAAAGGGAATGTTTCCCCAATCTCATCGGATGGTCATTTGTATTCCCTCGGGGATTACAGAAGTAGAGAAAAGAGCGGTACGGGACTCGGCCGAACATGCCGGTGCCAAGGAAGTGTACATGGTATACGAACCTATTGCCGCGGCCATTGGTATCGGTATCGATATAGAAAAGCCCATGGGATCAATGATCGTGGATATCGGTGGGGGTACCACTGAAATTGCCTTGATAGCCCTTTCCGGCATCGTCGCCGACCAATCCATCAGGGTAGCGGGCGATACCTTCACCAAGGACATCTTGGATTATATGAGGAGGCAGCACAACTTGCTGATCGGCGAGCGCTCTGCCGAAAAGGTAAAGATTGCCATTGGGTCTGCCCTTACAGAGCTTGACGACGCACCGGAGGATTATGAAATCCGTGGTCGTGACCTGATGACCGGCATTCCAAAAGTGATCAAAGTTTCCTATTCTGAAATAGCCTTTGCACTCGATAAGTCCGTCTCTAAGATCGAAGAAGCTGTCCTAAAGGCCTTGGAAATTGCTCCCCCGGAGCTATCTGCCGATATTTATGACAATGGCATTCACTTGACCGGCGGGGGTGCGCTTCTTAAAGGTTTGGACAGAAGGCTTCATCAAAAGACCAAGCTGCCCATTCATATCGCCGAGGACCCGCTAAGAGCGGTAGTGCGAGGAACAGGCACTGCCCTGAAAAACATAAATAGTTTCCGAACCGTGCTGATGACCTGA
- the purH gene encoding bifunctional phosphoribosylaminoimidazolecarboxamide formyltransferase/IMP cyclohydrolase, producing MAVKKIESALISVFYKDNLEPIIAQLKAQGVKIYSTGGTQKFIEDQGAEVTAVEDLTGYPSIFGGRVKTLHPKVFGGILHRREDQGDLSQAQEFDIPAIDLVIVDLYPFEETVASGASEQDIIEKIDIGGISLIRAAAKNFKDVTIIASRDQYGELEERLKNNQGGTTLEDRKYFAAKAFQVSSHYDTHIFNYFNQTEEIPALKVSEHHSKALRYGENPHQKAHFYGKLDDLFDQLNGKELSYNNLVDVDAAVALMAEFDGETAFAILKHNNACGVAKGATVKEAYQKAFEADTLSAFGGVLITNQPVDKAAAEEMHSLFFEVLIAPAFDEDALEVLKGKKNRILLVQKTSVGGTKQIKTLLNGIIEQDKDLATETKDDFKVATKVVPTDEQKDALVFAAKVCKHTKSNTIVLSNKDQLFASGVGQTSRVDALKQAIEKAKSFGFDLKGSVMASDAFFPFPDCVEIASKEGVAAVVQPGGSIKDQDSIDYCDKVGMSMVMTGVRHFKH from the coding sequence ATGGCTGTTAAGAAAATAGAATCTGCCCTTATCTCGGTCTTTTACAAAGACAATCTTGAACCGATCATTGCCCAGCTGAAAGCCCAAGGCGTGAAAATCTACTCCACCGGAGGAACACAAAAGTTCATCGAAGATCAAGGTGCAGAAGTAACTGCTGTAGAAGACCTGACAGGTTATCCTTCCATCTTTGGAGGAAGAGTAAAAACACTCCACCCTAAAGTCTTTGGAGGCATCCTCCACAGAAGAGAAGACCAAGGAGACCTTTCCCAAGCCCAGGAATTTGACATCCCTGCCATAGACTTAGTGATTGTAGACCTTTATCCGTTTGAAGAAACCGTTGCTTCCGGTGCTTCTGAGCAGGACATCATTGAGAAAATCGACATTGGTGGAATTTCCCTGATCAGGGCAGCGGCCAAAAACTTCAAGGATGTCACCATCATTGCTTCCCGCGACCAATACGGAGAACTGGAAGAGCGATTGAAAAACAACCAAGGAGGCACTACCTTGGAAGACCGAAAATATTTTGCGGCCAAGGCTTTCCAAGTGTCTTCCCACTACGACACACATATCTTCAACTACTTCAACCAAACGGAAGAAATTCCAGCCCTGAAAGTAAGTGAGCACCACTCCAAGGCGCTTCGTTACGGAGAAAACCCACATCAAAAAGCCCACTTCTACGGCAAACTGGACGACCTTTTTGACCAGCTAAACGGGAAAGAGCTATCCTATAATAATTTGGTAGATGTGGATGCTGCAGTGGCGCTCATGGCTGAATTTGACGGAGAAACGGCCTTTGCCATCCTTAAGCACAACAATGCATGCGGCGTCGCAAAAGGTGCCACCGTAAAAGAAGCTTACCAAAAAGCATTTGAGGCAGATACCCTATCGGCCTTTGGAGGTGTCCTGATCACCAACCAGCCGGTGGACAAAGCAGCCGCTGAAGAAATGCACAGCCTTTTCTTTGAGGTCTTGATCGCCCCTGCTTTTGACGAGGATGCCCTGGAAGTGCTGAAAGGCAAGAAAAACAGGATTTTGCTGGTACAAAAAACCAGTGTCGGCGGCACCAAGCAGATCAAAACATTGCTTAACGGTATCATCGAGCAGGACAAAGACTTGGCCACCGAAACCAAAGACGATTTCAAGGTCGCGACCAAAGTCGTCCCTACTGACGAGCAAAAAGACGCACTGGTATTTGCGGCGAAGGTCTGCAAGCATACCAAATCCAACACCATCGTGCTGAGCAATAAAGATCAATTGTTTGCCAGTGGTGTAGGCCAGACCTCCCGAGTGGACGCACTAAAGCAGGCCATCGAGAAGGCCAAATCATTTGGTTTCGACCTGAAAGGATCCGTAATGGCATCCGATGCGTTCTTCCCGTTCCCAGACTGTGTGGAAATCGCCTCCAAAGAAGGCGTCGCCGCCGTGGTACAACCCGGTGGATCCATCAAAGACCAAGACAGCATCGACTACTGCGACAAGGTGGGCATGAGCATGGTGATGACGGGTGTAAGGCACTTCAAACATTAA